In the Sulfuricurvum kujiense DSM 16994 genome, one interval contains:
- a CDS encoding WGR domain-containing protein has protein sequence MFGRVTILYRTLNERERYYTIQLLPNLFGESMVIRTYGSTKKVKPTGEIREIYSNQADAQHSVEVLIASKCRRGYCPKPTQQ, from the coding sequence ATGTTTGGAAGAGTAACAATTCTCTATAGAACTCTCAATGAACGGGAACGATACTACACGATACAGCTTCTCCCCAACCTGTTTGGAGAGAGTATGGTTATCCGGACCTACGGCTCAACCAAAAAAGTTAAACCCACCGGAGAGATCCGGGAAATTTATTCCAACCAAGCCGATGCGCAGCACTCAGTAGAAGTACTGATCGCATCCAAATGCAGACGGGGCTATTGCCCCAAACCGACACAACAATAA
- a CDS encoding helix-turn-helix domain-containing protein encodes MSKEEHPDVKAYYDALTEHIKQLRKDRGISQLKLANILGHNSTSFIARIELRQNKANYNLAHLVVLAKEWGIDVKELLPSS; translated from the coding sequence ATGTCCAAAGAGGAACATCCTGATGTCAAAGCGTACTACGACGCACTGACCGAACATATCAAACAACTCCGTAAAGATCGAGGAATCAGTCAGTTAAAACTCGCCAATATCCTCGGTCATAACTCCACGTCGTTTATCGCTCGTATTGAGCTTCGTCAGAACAAAGCCAACTATAATCTTGCCCATTTGGTCGTATTGGCCAAAGAGTGGGGGATCGATGTAAAAGAACTTCTTCCCTCTTCATAG
- a CDS encoding complement resistance protein TraT, protein MQLNSIAKTIFMVSALSLASIQFTGCQAAHTAITKRNLDVQTKMTETVFLEPSSSENKTIFIDVKNTSDKDIEVRSGVETALKSRGYTIVTDPNKAGYMLQANVLQIGKSNLNEIRSAFNAGFGNGAIQGAAAGAAAGYVMGGGSGKNAAAVGLAGAAAGFIADAMVEDVYYCMVTDLQIRERAQDGETVVQTQNSDIKQGTSTNVSQVVQGTKTNWKTYRTRIVSSANKVNLQFEEAQPVLQTALGKSIAGLF, encoded by the coding sequence ATGCAATTAAATTCCATTGCAAAGACGATCTTTATGGTCAGCGCTCTAAGCTTGGCGTCTATCCAATTTACAGGTTGTCAAGCAGCGCATACGGCTATTACTAAGCGCAATCTTGACGTTCAAACAAAAATGACCGAAACGGTTTTTCTAGAGCCGTCATCGTCTGAAAACAAAACCATTTTTATTGATGTAAAAAATACATCCGACAAAGACATAGAGGTGCGCTCCGGCGTAGAGACAGCATTAAAATCACGCGGTTATACGATCGTTACCGATCCAAACAAAGCAGGCTATATGCTTCAGGCAAACGTCCTTCAGATCGGGAAATCAAATCTTAATGAAATTCGAAGCGCTTTCAATGCCGGATTCGGGAATGGTGCTATACAAGGTGCTGCTGCCGGTGCAGCAGCGGGATATGTTATGGGAGGCGGAAGCGGTAAAAATGCTGCGGCCGTAGGATTAGCCGGTGCTGCGGCCGGGTTTATAGCTGATGCTATGGTGGAAGATGTTTACTACTGCATGGTAACGGATTTGCAGATTCGCGAGCGCGCGCAGGATGGGGAGACTGTTGTTCAGACTCAAAACTCTGATATCAAACAGGGGACATCGACAAACGTGTCTCAAGTCGTACAAGGGACAAAGACCAATTGGAAAACGTACCGAACGCGCATTGTAAGTTCAGCAAATAAAGTCAATTTACAGTTTGAAGAAGCTCAACCTGTATTACAAACAGCATTAGGCAAATCGATTGCCGGCTTATTTTAA